The Xylophilus rhododendri region CCTTTTCCCCTTTTCGCGGTGTCAACCGCCTGTTTCAGGCGGCGGCGGTCTCGGCCGAGACCGGCGCGCGGTGGCCGCGGCCCCGGCTCACGCCCGAAAGAATCGCCTTGAGCGAGGCCGAGACGATGTTGGCATCGATGCCGGCGCCGAAGACACCCTTGCCGCCGTCGACCTGCACTTCCACATAGGCCACCGAGCGGGCATCCGCGCCGGCGCCGATGGCGTGCTGGTGGTAGTCGATCACCCGGATGCTGCTGCCGGTGATGGCCTGCAGGCCGGCGACGAAGGCGTCGATCGGGCCGCTGCCCTGTCCGGCCAGCTGGCGGCTCTGGCCTTCCCAGTCGATGGTGGCATCGAGCTGCACCGTGCTGCCCTTGGCGCCGGTGTCCTCGACCACGCGGTGGATGGGCGCCTGCACTTCGTCGACGCGGTATTCGCGCTCGAACAGCTCGTAGATGTCCTTGGCCGAGAACTCCTTGCCGGTGGCGTCCATGTGCTGCTGCACCACCTGGCTGAACTCGATCTGCAGGCGGCGCGGCAGTTCGAGGCCGTATTCGCTCTCCAGCAAGTAGGAGATGCCGCCCTTGCCCGACTGGCTGTTGACGCGGATCACCGCCTCGTAGCTGCGGCCGAGGTCCTTGGGGTCGATCGGCAGGTAGGGCATGTCCCAGATATCGTCCTCGCGGCGCGCGGCGAAGGCCTTCTTGATCGCGTCCTGGTGCGAGCCCGAGAACGAGGTGTAGACCAGTTCGCCCACATAGGGATGGCGCGGATGCACCGGCAGCTGGTTGCAGTGCTCGACCGTGCGGCGGATCTCGTCGATCTGCGAGAAGTCCAGGCCCGGAGAGACGCCTTGCGTGTAGAGGTTGAGCGCGACGTTGACGAGGTCGAGGTTGCCGGTGCGCTCGCCGTTGCCGAACAGGCAGCCTTCGAGGCGGTCGGCGCCGGCCATCAGCGAGAGTTCGGCGGTGGCGGTGCCGGTGCCGCGGTCGTTGTGCGGATGGACCGAGATGACGATGGAATCACGCCGCTCGACGTGGCGGATGGTCCACTCGACCATGTCCGCGAAGATGTTGGGCGTGGAGCACTCCACGGTGGTGGGCAGGTTGATGATGCACTTGCGCTCGGGCGTGGGCTGCCAGACGGCGGTGACCGCATCGATCACGCGCTTGGAGAAGTCC contains the following coding sequences:
- the leuA gene encoding 2-isopropylmalate synthase, producing MLQQPASKYRSFPPVGLKDRTWPDQVVSKPPVWCSVDLRDGNQALIEPMDVARKMKMFETLVAIGFKEIEVGFPSASQIEFDFLRMLIEENRIPDDVTIQVLTQAREPLIRRTFEALQGVPRAIVHLYNATAPVMRRVVLGMDEDQIVALAETNARMFKDLAAEQPATQWTFQYSPEMYSNTELDFSKRVIDAVTAVWQPTPERKCIINLPTTVECSTPNIFADMVEWTIRHVERRDSIVISVHPHNDRGTGTATAELSLMAGADRLEGCLFGNGERTGNLDLVNVALNLYTQGVSPGLDFSQIDEIRRTVEHCNQLPVHPRHPYVGELVYTSFSGSHQDAIKKAFAARREDDIWDMPYLPIDPKDLGRSYEAVIRVNSQSGKGGISYLLESEYGLELPRRLQIEFSQVVQQHMDATGKEFSAKDIYELFEREYRVDEVQAPIHRVVEDTGAKGSTVQLDATIDWEGQSRQLAGQGSGPIDAFVAGLQAITGSSIRVIDYHQHAIGAGADARSVAYVEVQVDGGKGVFGAGIDANIVSASLKAILSGVSRGRGHRAPVSAETAAA